The Desulfovibrio sp. G11 region CGAGGTGACCTTCGAAACCCAGACCGGGCGTTACCGCTGTCACTGGAGTCAACACCGGGCACGCAAGAAGCCGGATGGCGAGCTCCAGGCCCCGAAGCACGAAATTGCCAATGCCGATTCCGGCGAGATTTTCGAATCCAAGATCAGAGGGGTTGCCGACCAGATCGAGTCCGCTACCGGCATGGACTTTGATCGTTTTACCCGCTCCATGTTGCTGGCCCAGGGCGGCTTTGCCGCGTTCCTCCAAGCGGCACCGGATGATCGGGCTCCTATCCTGGAGCAGATAACGGGTACAGAGATCTACAGTCAGATATCCATCCGTGCCCATGAACGCCAGCGCGAAGAGAGGGAAAAACTGAACCTGCTTCAGGCTGAAACGGCAGGCATCGTGATTCTTGAGCCGGAGCAGGAACAAGAGATTGGGCAGGCACTCGAAGCAAAGCTGAAGGATGAGACAGACCTTGCCGCCAGGGCCGCTGAAATCGGGAAGGCCATAGCCTGGCTCACCACCATCGATGGGCTGAGGAAGGAAGTCGTCAACCTGGCCGATGAAGCGAGCAAGCTGCAGGGCGATATCGAGGCGTTCAAACCGGATCGTGAAAAGCTGGGCCGGGCTTTGAGTGCCGCCTCGCTGGACGGCGCATACGCAACGCTCACCGCCACCCGCAAACAGCAGGCGGATGACAGTGTAGGCTTGAAAGCCGAGGAAGAGGCGCTTCCTGGACTGGAATCCTCCGCCAAGGAACAGGCCGAGGTACTGAAATCAGCTGAGCAACAAACTGCTCGGGCCAAAGAAGAGCTGAAAGCGGCCGCGCCTACATTGCAGAAGGTTCGCTCACTTGATCAGAAACTTGCCGATCAGAAAAAAGCTGTATCGGAAGAGGATCAGGGCTGCAAGAAGGCTATGGCAAAAATTGATGCAGACAAAAAAGCCCGGCTCGAAGAGCAGGACAAACGATCCAAGGCTCATGCGACGCTGGATCTTGTGGACGGCTATCTCAAGGAGCATGCACAGGATGAATGGCTGATAAGTGGTCTGGCTGGCATTGAAGAACAGATCGGCGGCCTGCTCTCCAAACAAAATGAAATCGTTCAAAAAGACGCTGCGCAGGAAGCAGCCAATACGACTCTGGAAATGGCGACGAAGTCACTCGATGACTGTCAGAAGCAATCCGGCATTCGGAAGCAGAAACTGGAGGACGCCTTAAAACAGCTTCAGCAGGGTAAGGATGCTTTGAGCCAGTTGCTGGGAGACCGCTTGTTGCGGGAATACCGCACCGAGAAGGAAACCCTGCTGCGTGAAATCGCCTTCCTGACCAAAATTGCGGAGCTTGAAGATCACCGGGCAAAGCTGGAAGACGGCAAGCCCTGTCCGCTCTGCGGTGCAACCGAGCACCCATTTGCGGAAGGGAATGTCCCTGTTCCCGATGAAACCGAAAAGAAGATCGACGCCCTGACTAGGCTGATCAGCAAAGCCGAGGATCAGGAAGTCGCCATCAAGAAACTCGAAGAAGCTGAAAGCCTGGCCCGCAAAAACCTGACAGAGGCTGAAAAGCTGGAGTCAGCAGCGGCTAATGACAAGAAGGCTGCCGAGAAAGCCCTCGCCGAGGTGAAGGACGGCCTGGTGAAACTCCGTGCCGATTTTGCCGAACGCAGGCAGGCTGTTACTACAAAACTCCAGCCGCTAGGTATTGCGGACATCTCCGAAACGGACATTTCATCACTGATCGAAACTCTCAAGGCGCGGTTGAAGGCGTGGCAGGCCCAGGTCAAGAAAAAGGCGGACATCGAGAAACAGATTGCCGACATCGACAGCGAGGTGAAGCGGCTGGATGCGATTATCGAAACTCAAAGCACCGCCCTGGCCGAAAAGCTGGAGCGTCTTGAAACCTTAAAAAAGGAACTCGCCACCGGAAGTGATGAGCGCAATGCACTGTACGGCGACAAGAATCCCGACGATGAAGAACGTCGTTTCAACAAGGCAATTTCGGATGCCGAAGGTTCCGAAAAGCAGGTCAGAGAACGGCACAATGAGCTCCAACAACAATGGAATACCGCGAAGGCCCATGTCGAATCTCTGAAGAAACGCATCGACATACGAGAGCCTGAACTGAGAAGGCTGGAAACCGAATTCTCCGCAGCGCTCGTGCCCGTTGGTTTTTCAGATGAAGAACAATTTTTAGCGGCCAGGCTTTCCTCTGAACGGAAGGCTGAGCTGGCGGCTACGGCCAAGGATCTGGATGAGCGTCAAACAGATCTGAAAGC contains the following coding sequences:
- a CDS encoding AAA family ATPase, translating into MRILQVRFKNLNSLVGEWQIDLMHPAFASDGIFAITGPTGAGKTTILDAICLALYGRTPRLNKVTKSGNEIMSRQTGECFAEVTFETQTGRYRCHWSQHRARKKPDGELQAPKHEIANADSGEIFESKIRGVADQIESATGMDFDRFTRSMLLAQGGFAAFLQAAPDDRAPILEQITGTEIYSQISIRAHERQREEREKLNLLQAETAGIVILEPEQEQEIGQALEAKLKDETDLAARAAEIGKAIAWLTTIDGLRKEVVNLADEASKLQGDIEAFKPDREKLGRALSAASLDGAYATLTATRKQQADDSVGLKAEEEALPGLESSAKEQAEVLKSAEQQTARAKEELKAAAPTLQKVRSLDQKLADQKKAVSEEDQGCKKAMAKIDADKKARLEEQDKRSKAHATLDLVDGYLKEHAQDEWLISGLAGIEEQIGGLLSKQNEIVQKDAAQEAANTTLEMATKSLDDCQKQSGIRKQKLEDALKQLQQGKDALSQLLGDRLLREYRTEKETLLREIAFLTKIAELEDHRAKLEDGKPCPLCGATEHPFAEGNVPVPDETEKKIDALTRLISKAEDQEVAIKKLEEAESLARKNLTEAEKLESAAANDKKAAEKALAEVKDGLVKLRADFAERRQAVTTKLQPLGIADISETDISSLIETLKARLKAWQAQVKKKADIEKQIADIDSEVKRLDAIIETQSTALAEKLERLETLKKELATGSDERNALYGDKNPDDEERRFNKAISDAEGSEKQVRERHNELQQQWNTAKAHVESLKKRIDIREPELRRLETEFSAALVPVGFSDEEQFLAARLSSERKAELAATAKDLDERQTDLKARQKDRETRLATEVARKLTDKSLEELEPQFKEQEETLKELRDIIAGLKHKLSENAAAKERIKEKQTAIEAQKKECRRWENLHELIGSADGKKYRNFAQGLTFEMMIGHANRQLQKMTDRYLLARDDAQPLELNVVDNYQAGEIRSTKNLSGGESFIVSLSLALGLSHMASKNVRVDSLFLDEGFGTLDEEALDTALETLAGLQQDGKLIGVISHVPALKERISTQIQVTPQTGGRSQIAGPGCGRLGATELAVEAG